A single region of the Brienomyrus brachyistius isolate T26 chromosome 10, BBRACH_0.4, whole genome shotgun sequence genome encodes:
- the LOC125750648 gene encoding sodium-coupled neutral amino acid transporter 3-like yields MQTVANISVFAMFVMYLLAAVFGYLTFYDEVESELLYSYQKVSSADHLILGVRLAVVVAVILTVPVVIFPIRTALFQILVPNRPFNWVRHSSVAFGLLVLVNILVIFVPNIKDIFGVIGATSASNLIFILPGMFYIRIVPEALEPLKSRAKIQAACFTCLGFLLMVNSIAFIIMDWVSAGTHGTDGH; encoded by the exons ATGCAGACTGTGGCTAACATCTCTGTGTTTGCCATGTTTGTTATGTACCTTCTTGCAGCTGTCTTTGGCTACCTGACTTTTTACG ATGAGGTGGAGTCGGAGCTCCTCTATTCATATCAGAAAGTCAGCAGTGCAGACCACCTGATACTGGGTGTGCGTTTGGCTGTGGTGGTGGCCGTGATCCTCACTGTGCCCGTGGTCATCTTCCCA ATCCGGACTGCCCTGTTCCAAATCCTGGTCCCTAACAGGCCTTTCAACTGGGTGCGTCACAGCAGTGTTGCCTTCGGCCTTCTTGTCTTAGTCAACATTCTGGTCATCTTCGTACCCAACATTAAGGACATCTTTGGAGTCATAG GTGCCACATCAGCATCAAACCTGATCTTCATACTGCCGGGCATGTTCTACATTAGAATTGTTCCTGAAGCTCTGGAACCACTCAAATCCAGAGCAAAGATTCAG GCTGCCTGTTTTACATGCCTTGGGTTCCTGCTCATGGTGAATAGCATCGCATTTATAATTATGGATTGGGTGTCTGCAGGAACCCATGGCACTGATGGACATTGA